GCCCTCATTTATTCTGATTTCGCCAATCATTAGCTTTGGCAACAGCATATCCCGCATACGTGAAAGGGAGCGGACTTGGACTGAATTAGTGAATATCTTGTTGTCGATAGGTTCTGCAATCTGTTCAAATTCCTGTATAGTTTTTTCTGAGGGCATGAATATGACAATATTATTAAAATCATCTTTGCCAATAGAACCAAAAACAGTTCCCTGCTGTTCGAAAGAATCAAAATCGTCTTTCAATGACCGTATTTTATAAAAAGTGTATGACATATAATTTCGTTTATGTCTAACAGCAGCCAAGCCACGACCGATACAACAATCTTCATAGGCCATATTAATATCGCCAACTGGTGCTCTTACGCTTACAAGCGTGTCCCCTTTTTTTGCATACCTCTTTGGTTTGGTACAATATAATCTCGGCTGTGGGAATCTGAAATCAAATTCAGCTCGTCCTTGAAAAAATAACATCCCTTGGTTTTCTTCATTGTATGTATTACCGGGAGGTGATTGCCCCATGGTGATGCACATTTCATCCCCCAGCTCCCCCTTTTTCCACTTCGGATCGGCTTCCTTCACAAACATCTTCCGCCAGAGGGACTCGGCCATTCCTTCCAGCGTTTTGTTCTGCCGGTGCAGAAGGTCGATCTTGTCGTCAAGGCTGGAAAGCACACCGGCAATGGCGCGCTGTTCGCTGAGCGGAGGGAGGAGGATTTCTACATTACTTAATATCTCTGTATTTATAGATGGCATTGTAGCGCCAACAGCAATCATTCT
The Candidatus Desulfatibia profunda DNA segment above includes these coding regions:
- a CDS encoding restriction endonuclease subunit S; the protein is CWMFSGRLLRVRAQENVVNSRFLSFYFSQESFKDTIRMIAVGATMPSINTEILSNVEILLPPLSEQRAIAGVLSSLDDKIDLLHRQNKTLEGMAESLWRKMFVKEADPKWKKGELGDEMCITMGQSPPGNTYNEENQGMLFFQGRAEFDFRFPQPRLYCTKPKRYAKKGDTLVSVRAPVGDINMAYEDCCIGRGLAAVRHKRNYMSYTFYKIRSLKDDFDSFEQQGTVFGSIGKDDFNNIVIFMPSEKTIQEFEQIAEPIDNKIFTNSVQVRSLSRMRDMLLPKLMIGEIRINEGCL